One genomic segment of Culturomica massiliensis includes these proteins:
- a CDS encoding SufE family protein, producing the protein MKTIEEIEREITEEFSVYEDWMDKYAYLIEIGTAMPDMAEQHKTEDNLIKGCQSRVWFHAEMKDGLLYFTADSDAIITKGIAGLLIRVFSGQKPEDIVKADLHFIDEIGLTQHLSPTRSNGLLSMVKQIKMYGIAFSAG; encoded by the coding sequence ATGAAGACAATAGAAGAAATAGAGCGGGAAATTACCGAGGAGTTTTCGGTTTATGAAGATTGGATGGACAAGTATGCTTATCTGATCGAAATCGGGACGGCAATGCCCGATATGGCTGAGCAGCATAAAACGGAAGATAATCTGATCAAAGGGTGTCAGTCGAGAGTATGGTTTCATGCGGAAATGAAAGATGGATTGCTTTACTTCACGGCGGATAGCGATGCGATTATCACCAAAGGGATTGCCGGATTACTGATCCGGGTGTTTTCCGGACAAAAGCCGGAGGATATCGTAAAGGCCGATTTGCATTTTATCGATGAGATCGGGCTGACACAGCATTTGTCGCCGACCCGTTCAAACGGACTTTTGTCCATGGTGAAGCAGATAAAGATGTACGGAATTGCTTTTTCCGCCGGATAA
- a CDS encoding iron-sulfur cluster assembly protein, producing the protein MAASLIRDLIIEKLCTVYDPEIPVNVWDLGLIYNIEFPKPSEVIIEMTLTAPGCPIADEIVQQVHDVVMEIEGINSVTVNLVFEPAWGPDRMSEVAKLELGYDI; encoded by the coding sequence ATGGCAGCGAGCTTGATAAGAGATTTGATCATCGAGAAATTATGTACGGTCTATGATCCTGAAATTCCTGTTAATGTCTGGGATTTGGGCTTGATTTATAATATAGAGTTCCCCAAACCTTCGGAAGTGATTATCGAAATGACATTGACAGCCCCCGGTTGTCCTATTGCTGATGAGATCGTGCAACAAGTGCACGATGTTGTGATGGAAATCGAAGGCATTAACAGTGTTACCGTCAATTTGGTTTTTGAACCGGCGTGGGGACCGGATCGGATGAGTGAGGTGGCGAAGCTGGAATTGGGGTATGATATCTGA
- a CDS encoding DUF5723 family protein codes for MRIKMKRCVLVLLAVLSLAEVTKGQDGNNVTYYLSNLPQRVRINPSYQPEYKVWIGLPALSGISVNYMNSSFGIDDLIRKGKNDSLYVDIDRMYKSLRKNNIVSLFNENSLLTVGIRFKSWYATLDITQKNDVVFRTSKDIFTFLKNGNAPYLGKNFDLGGIGLKASLYDEFAFGLSKKLNNKWTVGGRAKFLLGIANVDMKKSKISVNTKSDGSSLLLHSEQDICISAPVTLDYKLKDGFVEWDDLDADVDDFNTSMVLNTKNPGFALDLGAEYQFNEKVKFYASIIDAGFIHWGGKGYRFTQNTTFDWTGADASNSGNSNDENYVSIDDAFDDMIDSLKNNFRLKEGNSGYTTMLHSKMYLGATYDVHKMLTVGGLLRMTMMDKTFYPSFTASADARLCRNVSAAVSYTVMPGNYVNLGVGITAKAGPVQFYASTDNVMGANYTSTQSLGGRFGINLLFGHKDKKKKVKEEEVPAETVVVPVKKPEPEVKKDTVQLDTTPKVEPRPEMLVAPEREETMLGVGETGKPYHVILGSFKSKLRAERLQGRLVKQGFKEAKIMQNEQGMYRVSAVAFSQREEAWAKVFEIREKYAQFFDAWALKVN; via the coding sequence ATGAGAATAAAGATGAAGCGTTGTGTGCTTGTATTGCTTGCCGTCCTTTCTTTGGCAGAGGTTACAAAGGGGCAGGATGGTAACAATGTTACTTACTACTTATCGAATTTACCGCAAAGAGTCAGAATAAATCCTTCCTATCAGCCTGAATACAAAGTATGGATCGGATTGCCGGCATTGAGTGGTATATCGGTTAATTACATGAATTCCTCTTTCGGGATAGACGATCTGATACGAAAAGGTAAAAATGATTCCTTGTATGTAGATATCGACCGCATGTATAAATCGTTGCGGAAAAATAATATCGTCAGCTTATTCAATGAAAATTCCCTTTTAACTGTCGGAATCAGATTTAAAAGTTGGTATGCTACTTTGGATATTACGCAGAAAAACGATGTCGTATTTCGTACCAGCAAAGATATTTTTACTTTTTTGAAAAACGGAAATGCTCCTTATCTGGGAAAAAACTTTGATTTGGGTGGAATTGGGCTGAAAGCGAGTCTGTATGACGAGTTCGCTTTCGGTTTGTCGAAAAAGCTGAACAATAAATGGACTGTCGGCGGGCGGGCTAAATTTTTGCTGGGTATTGCCAATGTGGATATGAAAAAGTCCAAAATAAGCGTAAATACGAAAAGCGACGGAAGCAGTCTTTTGTTGCACTCGGAGCAGGATATATGCATATCGGCACCGGTTACGCTGGATTATAAATTGAAGGATGGGTTTGTAGAATGGGATGACCTGGATGCCGATGTCGATGATTTTAATACTTCCATGGTATTGAATACGAAAAATCCGGGATTTGCTTTGGATTTGGGGGCGGAATATCAGTTTAATGAAAAAGTGAAATTCTATGCCAGTATTATAGATGCCGGTTTCATCCATTGGGGAGGGAAAGGTTACCGTTTTACCCAGAATACGACTTTCGACTGGACGGGAGCAGATGCTTCCAATAGCGGTAATTCCAACGATGAAAACTATGTTTCGATAGACGATGCTTTCGATGATATGATCGATAGCTTAAAAAATAATTTCCGTTTAAAAGAAGGAAACAGCGGATATACGACGATGTTGCATTCGAAAATGTATCTGGGTGCCACCTATGATGTACATAAGATGCTGACGGTCGGAGGACTTTTGCGGATGACGATGATGGATAAAACCTTTTATCCTTCTTTTACGGCTTCTGCCGATGCCCGTTTGTGCCGGAATGTGAGTGCTGCCGTTTCATATACGGTTATGCCGGGGAATTATGTAAATCTCGGTGTAGGAATTACAGCAAAGGCAGGACCTGTTCAATTTTATGCTTCAACGGATAACGTCATGGGGGCGAATTATACGAGTACGCAATCTTTGGGCGGACGTTTCGGTATAAACCTGTTGTTCGGTCATAAGGATAAGAAGAAAAAAGTAAAAGAGGAAGAAGTACCGGCCGAAACGGTTGTGGTACCGGTGAAAAAACCGGAACCTGAAGTGAAAAAAGATACGGTGCAGTTGGATACTACGCCGAAGGTAGAACCCCGGCCTGAGATGTTGGTAGCTCCCGAACGGGAAGAAACCATGTTGGGGGTTGGCGAGACGGGTAAGCCTTATCATGTCATTTTAGGTAGTTTCAAAAGTAAATTAAGGGCGGAAAGATTGCAGGGACGGTTGGTAAAACAGGGATTTAAAGAAGCTAAGATCATGCAGAATGAACAGGGCATGTACCGGGTAAGTGCCGTAGCTTTCAGTCAGCGTGAAGAAGCCTGGGCAAAAGTATTTGAAATCCGGGAAAAATATGCTCAGTTTTTTGATGCCTGGGCTTTGAAAGTCAATTAA
- the feoB gene encoding ferrous iron transport protein B → MKNHFLRLADIPTGNECVIVKVHGHGSFRNRIVEMGFVKGEKVTVIKNAPLRDPIEYKLMDGHISLRRSEAELIEVMDVTGSWAEHSDTSAYNGTFSDDSVRNVIREKANTIEIALVGNPNCGKTSFFNRATGLREHVGNYSGVTVDAKEAVFKHKGYTIRLIDLPGTYSITEYTAEEIFVRTYITDHHPDIVLNIVDASNLERNLFLTTQLIDMNIRVVMALNMYDELGREGAVLDEGYLGRLLGIPIVPTTASQGSGIEAVLSKIIEVFEDKSEVSRHIHINYGVEIETAIDKIKETIVPNRNITDRFAPRYLAIKMIEDDSITKEMLKKVPNYARIEEVTRKYIGILEKEFKEDTRTIITNAKYGFIRGALKETYTEGDRDKRQLTNAIDTVLTHHWLGFPVLLLFMWVMFQATFSLGSYPMDWIEQGVDALGNWVTHVMPQGPLNDLIVDGVIAGVGGVIVFLPNILILFFFISLMEDTGYMARAAFIMDKLMHKIGLHGKSFIPLLIGFGCNVPAIMATRTLESRRERLLTMLITPFMSCSARLPVYILLVSAFFPVNQGLILLSVYMIGIGIAILTALVLKKLMFHKVSDPFVMELPPYRMPTMRNTLLHMWAKAGQYLKKMGTIILFASILIWALGYYPHRPEYEKQSPEQMENSYIGRMGKAIEPVIAPLGFDWKMGVSIVTGLAAKEIVVSSMGILYHVPDAEENTQTLAETLRNQKDAQGQSIFTPLVAYCFMLFILIYFPCMAVIAAIRKEAGLKWAFFTMFYTTSLAWLVAFCVYQIGRLF, encoded by the coding sequence ATGAAAAATCATTTTTTGAGATTGGCCGATATTCCGACGGGGAATGAGTGTGTGATTGTCAAAGTACATGGGCATGGTAGTTTCCGCAATCGGATTGTGGAAATGGGGTTTGTCAAAGGGGAGAAAGTTACTGTAATTAAAAATGCTCCCCTGCGCGATCCGATCGAGTATAAATTGATGGACGGTCATATCTCCCTACGCCGTAGTGAGGCGGAGCTCATCGAGGTAATGGATGTTACCGGATCATGGGCAGAGCATTCGGACACTTCTGCTTATAACGGAACGTTTTCCGATGATAGTGTGAGGAATGTCATTCGGGAGAAAGCCAATACGATTGAGATCGCTTTGGTGGGTAACCCGAATTGCGGGAAGACGTCTTTTTTTAACCGTGCCACGGGATTACGGGAACATGTCGGCAATTACAGCGGGGTGACGGTAGATGCCAAAGAAGCTGTTTTTAAACATAAAGGGTACACGATCCGGTTGATCGATTTGCCGGGTACTTATTCGATTACGGAATATACGGCGGAAGAAATATTTGTACGTACGTATATAACGGATCATCATCCCGATATCGTGTTGAATATTGTAGATGCTTCGAATCTGGAACGGAATCTTTTTCTGACGACCCAGTTGATCGATATGAATATCCGGGTGGTAATGGCTTTGAATATGTATGATGAGCTGGGTAGGGAAGGAGCTGTACTGGACGAGGGCTATTTGGGGAGATTATTGGGAATTCCGATCGTTCCTACGACTGCGAGCCAGGGAAGCGGTATCGAGGCTGTACTTAGTAAAATCATAGAGGTTTTTGAAGATAAGAGCGAGGTTTCCCGTCACATCCATATCAATTACGGTGTGGAGATCGAGACTGCCATAGATAAGATAAAGGAAACGATTGTTCCCAACCGGAATATTACAGACCGTTTTGCTCCCCGCTATCTGGCTATAAAGATGATCGAAGACGACTCGATTACAAAAGAAATGCTGAAAAAGGTGCCTAATTATGCCCGGATCGAGGAGGTTACCCGGAAATACATCGGAATACTCGAAAAGGAATTTAAGGAAGATACCCGTACTATTATTACCAATGCCAAATACGGATTTATCCGGGGAGCCTTAAAAGAGACTTATACGGAGGGGGACAGGGACAAGAGGCAGTTGACCAATGCCATCGATACCGTGTTGACCCATCATTGGTTGGGTTTTCCCGTATTGTTGTTGTTTATGTGGGTGATGTTTCAGGCTACTTTTTCGTTGGGGAGTTATCCTATGGACTGGATTGAGCAAGGGGTAGATGCCCTGGGGAATTGGGTGACCCATGTAATGCCTCAGGGACCTCTGAATGATCTGATTGTAGACGGTGTGATTGCCGGAGTCGGGGGGGTGATTGTGTTCTTGCCCAATATTCTCATTTTGTTCTTCTTTATCTCCCTGATGGAAGACACCGGATATATGGCCCGGGCAGCTTTTATTATGGATAAACTGATGCATAAGATCGGATTACACGGGAAATCATTTATTCCTTTGCTGATCGGTTTCGGATGCAATGTGCCGGCTATAATGGCCACCCGTACCCTGGAGAGCCGTAGGGAAAGGTTGCTGACCATGCTGATCACTCCTTTTATGTCGTGCAGCGCACGTTTACCGGTCTATATTTTGCTGGTGTCGGCTTTCTTTCCGGTGAATCAGGGACTTATATTGCTGTCGGTGTATATGATCGGAATCGGGATCGCCATTTTGACGGCTTTGGTGTTGAAAAAGCTGATGTTTCATAAAGTTTCCGATCCTTTTGTCATGGAATTACCTCCTTACCGGATGCCGACGATGCGTAATACCCTGTTACACATGTGGGCTAAAGCCGGACAGTATTTGAAGAAGATGGGAACCATCATTTTATTTGCTTCTATCCTGATCTGGGCATTGGGCTATTATCCCCATCGTCCGGAATATGAAAAACAGAGTCCGGAGCAAATGGAAAATTCTTATATCGGGCGTATGGGAAAGGCGATAGAACCGGTGATTGCTCCGCTTGGATTCGACTGGAAAATGGGTGTGAGTATCGTTACCGGATTAGCTGCTAAGGAAATTGTCGTGAGTTCGATGGGAATACTCTATCATGTACCGGATGCAGAAGAAAACACCCAGACTTTGGCAGAAACTTTACGGAATCAGAAAGATGCGCAGGGACAATCGATATTTACTCCTTTGGTGGCTTATTGTTTCATGTTGTTTATATTGATTTATTTCCCCTGTATGGCTGTTATCGCTGCCATCCGAAAGGAAGCCGGCCTGAAATGGGCCTTTTTTACCATGTTTTATACCACTTCCCTGGCCTGGCTGGTTGCTTTTTGCGTATACCAGATCGGAAGATTGTTTTAA
- a CDS encoding FeoB-associated Cys-rich membrane protein, with protein MWQQIIVGIIILIALWGMFNRLYRKKKRKNRNCKDGTCEGCPLKEKCRS; from the coding sequence ATGTGGCAGCAGATCATTGTCGGAATTATTATCCTGATCGCACTTTGGGGGATGTTTAACCGTTTGTATAGGAAAAAAAAGAGAAAGAATAGAAATTGTAAGGACGGGACCTGTGAGGGATGTCCGTTAAAAGAGAAATGCCGGTCGTAG
- a CDS encoding transporter substrate-binding domain-containing protein: MPLKNIVIFALISLCFSCKEKRKKPDFIYPAPTSIEKVLLRGHLDISTFYSTTDYYVYKGIPRGFHYDLAKDFASFLGIDLHIVEINNNIDSLIHHLEEGKFDLIAVSMTETPERKEKLNFSNPFFKTGEVLVQNKNNTILRDAKELDGKTVFIKKDSPYRKLVQQLEDSLNIHIKISEITDYSSEDILHLVETGEIRLTVMDENIAKALSTSMKNLDYSLRLNNSISVAWATPAADSTLTEEINRWLIQVKKSGKLNYLYKRYFNNSANPTSKYTLLKKGDISPFDEELKKESKFLDWDWRLLAALIYNESRFDPEAESQVGAYGLMQVIPETASMFNVFDYFQPDSNIYTGVRYLKYLDNIFLQYPIAEKEKIKFTLASYNVGAGHVKDAMRLTQKYNKDPYKWDNNVAFYLQHKSDPEYYRDSLSFNGYCDGQQAVDYVRKVLETYNNYKHIKR, translated from the coding sequence ATGCCACTGAAAAATATCGTAATATTTGCCCTTATTTCTCTGTGTTTTTCCTGTAAAGAAAAGAGGAAGAAGCCGGATTTCATCTATCCGGCACCGACTTCTATTGAAAAAGTTCTTCTCCGGGGACATCTGGATATATCCACTTTTTATTCCACAACAGATTATTACGTTTACAAAGGTATTCCCCGTGGTTTTCATTACGATCTGGCCAAAGATTTCGCCTCTTTTTTAGGGATCGATTTACACATTGTCGAAATCAATAATAACATCGACAGCCTCATCCACCACCTCGAAGAAGGGAAATTCGACCTGATTGCCGTCAGCATGACGGAAACTCCGGAAAGAAAAGAAAAACTCAATTTTTCAAACCCTTTTTTCAAAACAGGGGAAGTATTGGTGCAAAATAAAAACAATACAATCCTCCGGGATGCGAAAGAACTGGACGGAAAGACAGTCTTTATCAAAAAAGACAGCCCCTACCGGAAACTGGTTCAGCAACTCGAGGATTCTTTGAATATTCACATCAAAATCTCCGAAATCACAGATTATTCTTCCGAAGACATCCTGCATCTCGTAGAAACCGGAGAGATCAGGCTGACGGTCATGGATGAGAATATTGCCAAAGCATTGTCCACCTCTATGAAAAATCTGGACTACTCATTGCGGCTGAACAACAGTATTTCCGTAGCCTGGGCTACTCCCGCAGCCGACTCGACCTTAACGGAGGAAATCAACCGCTGGCTGATCCAGGTAAAAAAAAGCGGCAAATTAAACTACCTTTATAAAAGGTATTTCAACAACTCCGCCAATCCTACTTCCAAATATACATTATTAAAAAAAGGCGATATTTCCCCTTTCGATGAAGAACTGAAAAAAGAGAGCAAATTTCTCGATTGGGATTGGCGGTTATTGGCGGCTCTGATATACAACGAATCCAGATTCGATCCCGAAGCGGAATCTCAGGTCGGAGCTTACGGATTAATGCAGGTGATCCCGGAAACAGCCAGTATGTTCAACGTATTCGACTATTTTCAACCGGACAGTAACATTTATACGGGTGTACGCTATTTAAAATATCTGGATAACATTTTTCTGCAATATCCGATAGCAGAAAAAGAGAAGATCAAATTTACACTGGCTTCTTACAATGTAGGCGCCGGTCATGTCAAAGACGCCATGCGATTGACGCAAAAATACAACAAAGACCCTTACAAATGGGACAATAACGTAGCTTTCTACCTGCAACATAAATCCGATCCGGAATATTACCGGGACTCTCTTTCTTTCAATGGATATTGCGACGGCCAGCAAGCTGTAGACTACGTACGAAAGGTATTGGAAACTTACAACAACTACAAACACATCAAACGTTAG
- a CDS encoding putative porin has product MKKLIYILIFGALHLSGFAQSRLQNPAGTRDGNSPDISHRDSVKTPNIPHFRKTWQWRHDGVYTEDIPLDTTLDNAHNYNYIFRKSIANTYLANFPSPYISDIYIERAKEEDFYPLTNIRAYLFKPVDALNFNTTTPFTQLTYKTGGGKGKNETFLDIWHSQNIRPYWNAGFRYNLISSDGRYMNQKAKAYNVSFFSSYEYERWVVNFFINQNNGKFNENGGIVDKKYIRDTTINAENIPVNLSNTTNSYRNFNFYTQVQYNIGKEKEVARSKDTTITYPAKAILAVKVEDNVHRFKEASVNRDFFPHTYLDTIKSADMQSNRLYNLSSKFVVNEHPKYKYLPGIYAGLDFEYLDYTGRTSLDTINNRGKDLYTGTWLTGGLFNVDTTALFNFDAAVRLCLLGDYIGNFTVEGFLRQYLRKDRSSYIRVDASIESKTVNPFFSRYIGNHDYWENNFSNIKTFSVEGRYINERSRTELGVGWNNTIDYVYFDTAAMPVQSSKNLMVLTLWGKQKFKAGNFHFDQTVYVQKSTQEDVLSLPTVALYSHNYYQNAFFKKVLKFVIGIDLFYNTKFYADKYQPSSMQFYNQRDEKTGGYPKVDVFLDFGIKRAHLFLKYEHVNYFITNGEYFSALDYPINPGMFKFGLSWNFFD; this is encoded by the coding sequence ATGAAAAAATTAATTTACATACTGATTTTCGGTGCCCTCCATTTGAGCGGATTCGCTCAAAGCAGACTCCAGAACCCGGCAGGCACAAGAGACGGCAACAGTCCTGATATTTCTCACAGAGATTCTGTAAAAACGCCTAATATACCGCATTTCAGAAAAACCTGGCAATGGCGGCACGACGGTGTTTACACCGAAGATATTCCGTTGGATACCACGTTAGACAACGCGCACAATTACAATTATATTTTCAGAAAAAGTATTGCAAACACGTATTTAGCAAATTTCCCCTCCCCGTATATTTCCGATATTTATATCGAGCGGGCGAAGGAAGAAGATTTTTATCCGCTTACCAATATCCGTGCCTATCTGTTTAAACCCGTGGATGCACTGAATTTCAATACCACCACCCCTTTTACCCAACTGACTTACAAAACCGGGGGCGGTAAAGGGAAAAACGAAACTTTTCTGGACATCTGGCATTCCCAAAACATTCGTCCTTACTGGAATGCCGGTTTTCGTTACAACCTGATATCCAGTGATGGCCGTTACATGAATCAAAAAGCAAAAGCTTACAATGTATCTTTTTTCTCTTCTTATGAATATGAAAGATGGGTTGTCAATTTCTTTATCAATCAAAACAACGGAAAATTCAATGAAAACGGAGGTATCGTAGATAAAAAATACATCCGCGACACCACCATCAACGCTGAGAATATTCCGGTGAATCTGTCCAATACGACCAATAGTTACCGGAATTTCAATTTCTACACGCAAGTACAATACAACATCGGAAAAGAAAAAGAAGTGGCCCGCAGCAAAGACACAACGATCACTTATCCGGCCAAAGCCATTCTGGCGGTAAAAGTTGAGGATAATGTGCATCGTTTTAAAGAAGCGAGTGTCAACCGCGACTTTTTCCCCCATACTTATCTGGACACGATAAAGAGTGCCGATATGCAGAGCAACCGTCTCTATAATCTGAGCAGTAAATTTGTTGTAAATGAACACCCTAAATACAAATACCTGCCGGGCATATATGCCGGATTGGACTTCGAATACCTGGATTACACCGGGCGTACCTCGCTGGATACGATCAATAACCGGGGCAAAGACCTTTATACGGGTACCTGGCTGACGGGCGGCTTATTCAATGTCGATACAACTGCACTATTCAATTTCGATGCAGCCGTCAGGCTTTGTCTACTGGGAGATTATATCGGTAATTTTACCGTAGAGGGATTTTTGCGTCAATATCTCAGGAAAGACCGCAGTTCCTATATCAGAGTCGATGCGTCTATCGAGTCCAAAACTGTCAATCCTTTTTTCTCCCGCTATATCGGCAACCACGACTATTGGGAAAATAATTTCAGCAACATAAAAACATTCAGTGTCGAAGGCCGTTATATCAACGAACGTTCACGGACCGAACTCGGTGTCGGCTGGAACAATACGATCGATTATGTGTATTTCGATACGGCTGCCATGCCTGTTCAAAGTTCTAAAAATTTAATGGTACTCACCTTGTGGGGCAAACAAAAATTCAAAGCCGGAAATTTTCATTTCGATCAAACGGTATACGTGCAGAAAAGCACCCAGGAAGATGTACTTTCTTTGCCTACGGTAGCTTTGTATTCACACAATTACTACCAGAATGCTTTCTTTAAGAAAGTATTGAAGTTCGTCATCGGTATCGATTTATTTTACAATACAAAATTCTATGCCGACAAATACCAACCTTCGTCCATGCAATTCTACAACCAACGGGACGAAAAAACAGGAGGCTACCCCAAAGTCGATGTATTTCTGGATTTCGGCATCAAACGTGCTCATCTTTTCCTGAAATACGAACATGTAAACTACTTTATCACGAACGGTGAATATTTCAGCGCTTTGGATTATCCGATCAATCCGGGGATGTTCAAATTCGGACTTTCCTGGAATTTCTTCGACTGA